One Ranitomeya imitator isolate aRanImi1 chromosome 1, aRanImi1.pri, whole genome shotgun sequence DNA window includes the following coding sequences:
- the GRAMD2B gene encoding GRAM domain-containing protein 2B isoform X2, translating to MKKSSLEDSVFLDSPTNYSPLNSPDSPGSVFLSSETENGSDDNKVAKPYASPQIVISDADVIENRQKLPLSRSKTDESSLSLDMKNDMMKLERKKSTSQLSKTNAQFHKLFKDVPKDEMLKESFTCALQKDILYQGKLYISENWICFHSKVFGKDTKIGIPTLAVTVIKKTKTALLVPNALVIATVTDRFVFVSLMSRDSTYKLIKSLCSHLDNVSTGNSPNPSSEHSYRGERPTSFPLDFSVDFSEIDGLVQHRSKDMEEYSSTGSQTPESENSQEFQELEKNIISTPHSPRSLEKPLNASDKVKVTEESVVYRSLFRRVNFQQVASLNGLLFFYAILVCLLIFSTFYMQSRILYLEERLSYLSSARDTALKEWSLQQGVGSWQINAHAICEELTANLAKLDQIQRNLQQLLESEN from the exons CTCTGAAACGGAGAATGGGTCCGATGACAATAAGGTGGCTAAGCCATATGCAAGTCCTCAAATCGTGATAAGTGATGCTGACGTCATTGAAAATCGGCAAAAATTACCTCTATCAAG GTCAAAGACAGACGAGTCCTCCTTATCCCTTGACATGAAGAATGACATGATGAAGCTTGAAAGGAAAAAATCTACGAGTCAG ctTTCAAAGACCAATGCACAATTTCATAAACTGTTCAAGGATGTACCGAAGGATGAGATGTTAAAAGAAA GTTTTACCTGTGCGTTACAGAAAGATATATTGTATCAAGGGAAGTTATACATTTCAGAGAATTGGATTTGTTTTCATTCAAAGGTTTTTGGGAAGGACACAAAG ATTGGCATTCCAACATTAGCTGTTACAGTGATCAAGAAAACAAAAACGGCTCTACTTGTGCCAAATGCCTTGGTTATTGCTACAGTAACCGATAGG TTCGTATTTGTGTCTCTGATGTCACGTGATTCTACCTACAAGTTAATCAAATCTCTGTGCAGCCATTTAGAT aATGTTAGCACCGGAAACAGTCCAAATCCTTCTTCAGAACATAGTTACAGAGGAGAACGTCCTACATCATTTCCTCTC GACTTCAGTGTAGATTTTTCAGAAATTGATGGTTTGGTGCAACACCGGAGTAAGGATATGGAAGAATACAGCAGCACTGGCTCTCAAACCCCAGAGTCTGAAAATTCTCAAG AATTCCAAGAACTGGAGAAGAATATCATTTCAACGCCTCATTCTCCTAGGAGTTTGGAAAAACCTTTGAATGCCTCTGATAAAGTGAAAGTGACTGAAGAAAGTGttg tttaccgGAGTTTGTTTCGAAGAGTGAACTTTCAGCAAGTTGCATCACTGAATGGTTTGCTTTTCTTCTATGCAATTCT AGTGTGCCTCTTGATTTTCTCAACCTTCTATATGCAATCAAGAATTCTATACCTGGAGGAACGCCTCTCTTATTTGAGCTCTGCACGAGACACTGCTTTGAAAGA ATGGTCATTACAGCAAGGTGTGGGAAGTTGGCAAATAAATGCCCATGCAATCTGTGAGGAATTAACTGCAAATCTAGCAAAATTAGATCAG ATTCAAAGAAATCTGCAGCAGCTCTTGGAAAGCGAGAATTAA
- the GRAMD2B gene encoding GRAM domain-containing protein 2B isoform X4, whose translation MKNDMMKLERKKSTSQLSKTNAQFHKLFKDVPKDEMLKESFTCALQKDILYQGKLYISENWICFHSKVFGKDTKIGIPTLAVTVIKKTKTALLVPNALVIATVTDRFVFVSLMSRDSTYKLIKSLCSHLDNVSTGNSPNPSSEHSYRGERPTSFPLDFSVDFSEIDGLVQHRSKDMEEYSSTGSQTPESENSQEFQELEKNIISTPHSPRSLEKPLNASDKVKVTEESVVYRSLFRRVNFQQVASLNGLLFFYAILVCLLIFSTFYMQSRILYLEERLSYLSSARDTALKEWSLQQGVGSWQINAHAICEELTANLAKLDQIQRNLQQLLESEN comes from the exons ATGAAGAATGACATGATGAAGCTTGAAAGGAAAAAATCTACGAGTCAG ctTTCAAAGACCAATGCACAATTTCATAAACTGTTCAAGGATGTACCGAAGGATGAGATGTTAAAAGAAA GTTTTACCTGTGCGTTACAGAAAGATATATTGTATCAAGGGAAGTTATACATTTCAGAGAATTGGATTTGTTTTCATTCAAAGGTTTTTGGGAAGGACACAAAG ATTGGCATTCCAACATTAGCTGTTACAGTGATCAAGAAAACAAAAACGGCTCTACTTGTGCCAAATGCCTTGGTTATTGCTACAGTAACCGATAGG TTCGTATTTGTGTCTCTGATGTCACGTGATTCTACCTACAAGTTAATCAAATCTCTGTGCAGCCATTTAGAT aATGTTAGCACCGGAAACAGTCCAAATCCTTCTTCAGAACATAGTTACAGAGGAGAACGTCCTACATCATTTCCTCTC GACTTCAGTGTAGATTTTTCAGAAATTGATGGTTTGGTGCAACACCGGAGTAAGGATATGGAAGAATACAGCAGCACTGGCTCTCAAACCCCAGAGTCTGAAAATTCTCAAG AATTCCAAGAACTGGAGAAGAATATCATTTCAACGCCTCATTCTCCTAGGAGTTTGGAAAAACCTTTGAATGCCTCTGATAAAGTGAAAGTGACTGAAGAAAGTGttg tttaccgGAGTTTGTTTCGAAGAGTGAACTTTCAGCAAGTTGCATCACTGAATGGTTTGCTTTTCTTCTATGCAATTCT AGTGTGCCTCTTGATTTTCTCAACCTTCTATATGCAATCAAGAATTCTATACCTGGAGGAACGCCTCTCTTATTTGAGCTCTGCACGAGACACTGCTTTGAAAGA ATGGTCATTACAGCAAGGTGTGGGAAGTTGGCAAATAAATGCCCATGCAATCTGTGAGGAATTAACTGCAAATCTAGCAAAATTAGATCAG ATTCAAAGAAATCTGCAGCAGCTCTTGGAAAGCGAGAATTAA
- the GRAMD2B gene encoding GRAM domain-containing protein 2B isoform X3: MNTLPFGSADMYSCLVSFLQKSKTDESSLSLDMKNDMMKLERKKSTSQLSKTNAQFHKLFKDVPKDEMLKESFTCALQKDILYQGKLYISENWICFHSKVFGKDTKIGIPTLAVTVIKKTKTALLVPNALVIATVTDRFVFVSLMSRDSTYKLIKSLCSHLDNVSTGNSPNPSSEHSYRGERPTSFPLDFSVDFSEIDGLVQHRSKDMEEYSSTGSQTPESENSQEFQELEKNIISTPHSPRSLEKPLNASDKVKVTEESVVYRSLFRRVNFQQVASLNGLLFFYAILVCLLIFSTFYMQSRILYLEERLSYLSSARDTALKEWSLQQGVGSWQINAHAICEELTANLAKLDQIQRNLQQLLESEN, translated from the exons ATGAACACTTTGCCTTTTGGATCTGCAGATATGTACAGTTGTCTTGTGAGCTTCCTTCAGAA GTCAAAGACAGACGAGTCCTCCTTATCCCTTGACATGAAGAATGACATGATGAAGCTTGAAAGGAAAAAATCTACGAGTCAG ctTTCAAAGACCAATGCACAATTTCATAAACTGTTCAAGGATGTACCGAAGGATGAGATGTTAAAAGAAA GTTTTACCTGTGCGTTACAGAAAGATATATTGTATCAAGGGAAGTTATACATTTCAGAGAATTGGATTTGTTTTCATTCAAAGGTTTTTGGGAAGGACACAAAG ATTGGCATTCCAACATTAGCTGTTACAGTGATCAAGAAAACAAAAACGGCTCTACTTGTGCCAAATGCCTTGGTTATTGCTACAGTAACCGATAGG TTCGTATTTGTGTCTCTGATGTCACGTGATTCTACCTACAAGTTAATCAAATCTCTGTGCAGCCATTTAGAT aATGTTAGCACCGGAAACAGTCCAAATCCTTCTTCAGAACATAGTTACAGAGGAGAACGTCCTACATCATTTCCTCTC GACTTCAGTGTAGATTTTTCAGAAATTGATGGTTTGGTGCAACACCGGAGTAAGGATATGGAAGAATACAGCAGCACTGGCTCTCAAACCCCAGAGTCTGAAAATTCTCAAG AATTCCAAGAACTGGAGAAGAATATCATTTCAACGCCTCATTCTCCTAGGAGTTTGGAAAAACCTTTGAATGCCTCTGATAAAGTGAAAGTGACTGAAGAAAGTGttg tttaccgGAGTTTGTTTCGAAGAGTGAACTTTCAGCAAGTTGCATCACTGAATGGTTTGCTTTTCTTCTATGCAATTCT AGTGTGCCTCTTGATTTTCTCAACCTTCTATATGCAATCAAGAATTCTATACCTGGAGGAACGCCTCTCTTATTTGAGCTCTGCACGAGACACTGCTTTGAAAGA ATGGTCATTACAGCAAGGTGTGGGAAGTTGGCAAATAAATGCCCATGCAATCTGTGAGGAATTAACTGCAAATCTAGCAAAATTAGATCAG ATTCAAAGAAATCTGCAGCAGCTCTTGGAAAGCGAGAATTAA